Proteins from a single region of Carassius gibelio isolate Cgi1373 ecotype wild population from Czech Republic chromosome A5, carGib1.2-hapl.c, whole genome shotgun sequence:
- the LOC128008742 gene encoding hamartin-like isoform X1 → MAKDQQNVFDLVPLLGSTDLHKLEQVKNLLQETLSADKGTMLLWNIVEYFLETSSSQAVDILSSVREPHDKYLLDKMNECMGKQSCRLATITLLGHIVRKQPPWIHKIARFPLLASLLKCLKTDSDVVVLITGVLVLIALLPMIPQNSKQLLCEYFDIFGRLAAWNQRHPGQAQGVFAVHLHASVYSLFHRLYGMYPCNFVSYLRSHYSMKENVDTFEEVVKPMLQYVRIHPELITGNKDYEVDAIRWKRFEPHDIVVECAKISLDSKEASSEVGYSSLSDHIPRRPVEQSRSCSELSIHEITSVTPRAVVHQSLFLSLPYLTVTQDSGSSAQTPNHQTDGMNSSGTKEEMWSPSSVCGMTTPPNSRGMSPTTVSDVSHSASQLSGRVPSTPGDGKWTLSPSTPSGSSPLPSLSEEIGQPAQNTSCTHAKGIHTGKDLKKVAPISINNNGCASDAKTPVSLEQLSDIVKRTDGEREDDTIDEEILSLTNGRLEFGMRPGLDSSFSGSLDTLLSSHPSHEQNLVSTPDRVEFFAKGGEQQPWSLWPAFTPIGNGKCSKCSLSDLTIESMPYELLFDLALPKVASLFLERKTTEAIQRADEEGEHREELKGEDLSTTSPLEVLDRVIQQGHDTHEKVLKTTLSSQSQSPDPHSGGKQHSNKGKGPVSTESDELGMLRSQLLLLHNQLLYERHKREQHALRNRRLFGRIVNATALEEQNNSMKTQLKLQDIEIQAVQVSLKEEQRRSRHIQEDRDALVNQLQTQIQQLQKERNDYYSKMQELKSDLQENQKKVREMEAELQKANNKMCNMGHMLSQLSIKLNNSENIEQQMAFLNKQLLLLGEANKLCVEEIDRLGPEASKELNMLQSSSLHEAERLRQSSLQQSQRLEAAQQRITDLETQHTKKEQVIREQKKLLENVKCQATEQLQASENRYLAQKHITQALQSDLLELYCQLELKNLNNKSPAEPTSELNSPTKQRQNGNSTGPSAPFLSTNPMKKDEGMDVCVNGEISAGSPQTSTALINGSQEEDLSALTHSFPALSFDSSLAVNSYPSTGSFLGKIAREMFRNKSESHYEGEPAAFTCLSKDLMVEPVTEPTESMKLEEATVQADLQPIDRPLAYNIQRKRQQDLKIMDYNETQQEH, encoded by the exons ATGGCCAAAGACCAGCAAAATGTGTTTGACCTCGTCCCTCTTCTGGGATCCACTGACCTACACAAGCTGGAGCAGGTCAAAAACCTGCTGCAGGAAACCCTCAGTGCAG ATAAAGGGACTATGTTGCTGTggaatattgtggaatatttccTGGAGACAAGCTCATCTCAAGCTGTGGATATCCTGTCTTCTGTCAGGGAGCCCCATGACAAG TATCTTTTAGATAAGATGAATGAATGCATGGGCAAGCAGAGCTGCCGTCTCGCCACCATCACCCTCCTTGGACATATTGTTCGCAAGCAGCCACCATGGATCCACAAGATCGCTCGCTTCCCTCTGCTTGCCTCGCTGCTCAAATGCCTCAAG ACTGACTCCGATGTGGTAGTTCTCATAACTGGTGTGCTGGTGTTGATCGCTCTACTACCCATGATTCCTCAGAACAGTAAACAACTTCTGTGCGAGTACTTTGATATCTTTGGAAGACTTGCTGCCTGGAACCAACGTCACCCAG GTCAAGCTCAGGGAGTGTTTGCAGTCCATCTACATGCCAGTGTATACTCGCTTTTCCATCGTTTATATGGCATGTATCCCTGTAATTTCGTTTCTTACTTGCGTTCCCACTACAGTATGAAGGAAAATGTTGACACATTTGAGGAAGTGGTAAAG CCCATGTTACAGTATGTACGGATACATCCTGAGCTCATCACCGGAAACAAAGACTACGAGGTTGATGCAATTAG ATGGAAGAGATTTGAGCCTCATGATATCGTGGTTGAATGTGCCAAAATTTCACTGGATTCTAAGGAGGCGTCATCTGAAGTAGGATACTCCTCTCTGTCGGATCACATACCACGACGCCCTGTAGAACAGAGCCGATCATGCTCAGAGCTCAGCATCCATG AAATCACATCTGTCACACCAAGGGCTGTTGTTCATCAGTCTCTATTTCTGTCACTACCTTATCTCACTGTAACCCAAGACTCAGGTTCCAGCGCACAGACCCCCAACCATCAG ACTGATGGGATGAACTCCTCAGGGACGAAGGAGGAGATGTGGAGTCCTTCTTCAGTGTGTGGGATGACCACCCCTCCCAACTCTAGAGGAATGTCCCCCACCACAGTTTCTGATGTCTCACATAGTGCCTCCCAGCTCTCAGGACGGGTCCCCAGCACTCCAG GGGATGGAAAATGGACCCTTTCTCCCTCCACACCCTCAGGGTCATCTCCTCTCCCATCACTCTCAGAGGAAATAGGGCAGCCTGCCCAAAACACCAGCTGTACTCATGCTAAG GGGATTCATACAGGCAAAGACCTGAAGAAAGTCGCACCTATAAGTATTAATAACAATG GATGTGCAAGTGATGCCAAGACTCCGGTGTCATTGGAACAGCTCTCTGACATTGTCAAAAGGACAGACGGGGAGAGAGAGGATG atactATCGATGAGGAGATTTTGAGTCTGACTAACGGGAGACTGGAATTCGGAATGAGGCCGGGCCTGGATTCCTCATTTTCTGGCTCCTTGGACACCCTCCTCTCATCTCACCCCAGCCATGAGCAGAATTTAGTGTCCACACCAGACAGGGTTGAATTTTTTGCCAAAGGAGGAGAGCAGCAACCCTGGTCCCTCTGGCCCGCATTCACCCCCATTGGAAATGGGAAGTGTAGTAAATGTTCTCTGTCTGATTTGACAATTGAGTCCATGCCATATGAGCTGCTGTTTGACCTCGCCCTGCCTAAAGTGGCATCTCTGTTTTTGGAGAGGAAGACCACAGAGGCCATCCAGAGAGCTGATGAAGAAGGGGAGCACCGAGAGGAGCTAAAGGGAGAGGATCTTTCTACCACCTCCCCTCTGGAGGTATTGGACCGGGTTATCCAGCAGGGTCATGACACCCATGAGAAAGTGCTGAAGAC AACTCTGTCTTCTCAAAGCCAATCACCAGACCCACACTCTGGAGGTAAACAGCATAGCAATAAAGGAAAAg GTCCTGTGTCTACGGAGTCAGATGAGCTGGGGATGTTGCGCAGTCAGCTGCTGTTGCTGCATAACCAGTTGCTGTATGAGAGACATAAGAGAGAGCAGCATGCACTTCGTAACCGCCGTCTGTTCGGACGTATTGTCAATGCTACTGCCCTGGAAGAGCAAAACAACTCCATG aaaaCCCAACTCAAGCTTCAGGACATTGAGATCCAGGCTGTGCAGGTAAGCCTGAAAGAGGAACAGCGGCGCTCCAGGCATATACAGGAAGACAGAGATGCACTTGTGAACCAACTGCAGACTCAAATCCAGCAGCTACAGAAGGAGAGGAACGATTATTACTCAAAGATGCAGGAGCTAAAG AGTGATTTGCAAGAGAATCAGAAGAAGGTCCGAGAAATGGAAGCAGAGCTCCAGAAAGCCAATAACAAAATGTGTAATATGGGACACATGCTCAGCCAGCTGTCCATCAAG CTGAACAATAGTGAAAACATTGAGCAGCAGATGGCTTTCCTGAACAAGCAGCTGCTGCTTTTGGGTGAAGCCAACAAGTTATGTGTGGAGGAAATCGACCGCTTGGGACCTGAGGCTAGCAAG GAGCTGAATATGCTGCAGTCATCTTCACTGCATGAGGCTGAGCGTTTGAGGCAGAGCTCTCTTCAGCAGAGTCAGAGACTTGAAGCTGCCCAACAGCGCATCACAGACCTGGAGACCCAACACACCAAGAAAGAGCAAGTCATCCGCGAGCAAAAGAAACTGCTGGAGAATGTCAAATGCCAGGCCAC GGAGCAGCTGCAGGCTTCAGAGAACAGGTATCTGGCCCAGAAGCACATCACTCAGGCATTACAATCTGACCTGCTTGAGCTCTATTGCCAGCTAGAGCTCAAAAACCTGAACAATAAATCACCAGCAGAGCCCACTTCTGAACTCAACAGTCCAACCAAGCAGAG GCAAAATGGCAACAGTACAGGCCCATCTGCGCCGTTTCTATCAACCAACCCAATGAAAAAGGATGAAGGGATGGACGTGTGTGTCAATGGTGAAATATCTGCCGGGTCTCCTCAAACATCCACAGCACTCATTAATGGCAGTCAGGAAGAAGATCTTTCCGCCCTTACCCATTCATTTCCTGCTCTCTCCTTCGACTCCTCGCTGGCAGTTAATTCTTACCCCAGTACTGGAAGTTTTTTGGGCAAGATAGCCAGAGAGATGTTTCGAAATAAGAGCGAGAGCCACTATGAGGGTGAGCCGGCTGCCTTCACCTGCCTCTCTAAGGATCTTATGGTTGAGCCAGTCACAGAGCCCACAGAGAGCATGAAGCTTGAAGAGGCTACTGTCCAGGCTGACCTGCAGCCCATAGACAGACCCCTGGCATATAATATTCAGCGGAAGAGGCAGCAGGATCTAAAGATCATGGACTACAATGAGACCCAACAGGAGCATTGA
- the LOC128008742 gene encoding hamartin-like isoform X2, giving the protein MAKDQQNVFDLVPLLGSTDLHKLEQVKNLLQETLSADKGTMLLWNIVEYFLETSSSQAVDILSSVREPHDKYLLDKMNECMGKQSCRLATITLLGHIVRKQPPWIHKIARFPLLASLLKCLKTDSDVVVLITGVLVLIALLPMIPQNSKQLLCEYFDIFGRLAAWNQRHPGQAQGVFAVHLHASVYSLFHRLYGMYPCNFVSYLRSHYSMKENVDTFEEVVKPMLQYVRIHPELITGNKDYEVDAIRWKRFEPHDIVVECAKISLDSKEASSEVGYSSLSDHIPRRPVEQSRSCSELSIHEITSVTPRAVVHQSLFLSLPYLTVTQDSGSSAQTPNHQTDGMNSSGTKEEMWSPSSVCGMTTPPNSRGMSPTTVSDVSHSASQLSGRVPSTPGDGKWTLSPSTPSGSSPLPSLSEEIGQPAQNTSCTHAKGIHTGKDLKKVAPISINNNGCASDAKTPVSLEQLSDIVKRTDGEREDDTIDEEILSLTNGRLEFGMRPGLDSSFSGSLDTLLSSHPSHEQNLVSTPDRVEFFAKGGEQQPWSLWPAFTPIGNGKCSKCSLSDLTIESMPYELLFDLALPKVASLFLERKTTEAIQRADEEGEHREELKGEDLSTTSPLEVLDRVIQQGHDTHEKVLKTTLSSQSQSPDPHSGGPVSTESDELGMLRSQLLLLHNQLLYERHKREQHALRNRRLFGRIVNATALEEQNNSMKTQLKLQDIEIQAVQVSLKEEQRRSRHIQEDRDALVNQLQTQIQQLQKERNDYYSKMQELKSDLQENQKKVREMEAELQKANNKMCNMGHMLSQLSIKLNNSENIEQQMAFLNKQLLLLGEANKLCVEEIDRLGPEASKELNMLQSSSLHEAERLRQSSLQQSQRLEAAQQRITDLETQHTKKEQVIREQKKLLENVKCQATEQLQASENRYLAQKHITQALQSDLLELYCQLELKNLNNKSPAEPTSELNSPTKQRQNGNSTGPSAPFLSTNPMKKDEGMDVCVNGEISAGSPQTSTALINGSQEEDLSALTHSFPALSFDSSLAVNSYPSTGSFLGKIAREMFRNKSESHYEGEPAAFTCLSKDLMVEPVTEPTESMKLEEATVQADLQPIDRPLAYNIQRKRQQDLKIMDYNETQQEH; this is encoded by the exons ATGGCCAAAGACCAGCAAAATGTGTTTGACCTCGTCCCTCTTCTGGGATCCACTGACCTACACAAGCTGGAGCAGGTCAAAAACCTGCTGCAGGAAACCCTCAGTGCAG ATAAAGGGACTATGTTGCTGTggaatattgtggaatatttccTGGAGACAAGCTCATCTCAAGCTGTGGATATCCTGTCTTCTGTCAGGGAGCCCCATGACAAG TATCTTTTAGATAAGATGAATGAATGCATGGGCAAGCAGAGCTGCCGTCTCGCCACCATCACCCTCCTTGGACATATTGTTCGCAAGCAGCCACCATGGATCCACAAGATCGCTCGCTTCCCTCTGCTTGCCTCGCTGCTCAAATGCCTCAAG ACTGACTCCGATGTGGTAGTTCTCATAACTGGTGTGCTGGTGTTGATCGCTCTACTACCCATGATTCCTCAGAACAGTAAACAACTTCTGTGCGAGTACTTTGATATCTTTGGAAGACTTGCTGCCTGGAACCAACGTCACCCAG GTCAAGCTCAGGGAGTGTTTGCAGTCCATCTACATGCCAGTGTATACTCGCTTTTCCATCGTTTATATGGCATGTATCCCTGTAATTTCGTTTCTTACTTGCGTTCCCACTACAGTATGAAGGAAAATGTTGACACATTTGAGGAAGTGGTAAAG CCCATGTTACAGTATGTACGGATACATCCTGAGCTCATCACCGGAAACAAAGACTACGAGGTTGATGCAATTAG ATGGAAGAGATTTGAGCCTCATGATATCGTGGTTGAATGTGCCAAAATTTCACTGGATTCTAAGGAGGCGTCATCTGAAGTAGGATACTCCTCTCTGTCGGATCACATACCACGACGCCCTGTAGAACAGAGCCGATCATGCTCAGAGCTCAGCATCCATG AAATCACATCTGTCACACCAAGGGCTGTTGTTCATCAGTCTCTATTTCTGTCACTACCTTATCTCACTGTAACCCAAGACTCAGGTTCCAGCGCACAGACCCCCAACCATCAG ACTGATGGGATGAACTCCTCAGGGACGAAGGAGGAGATGTGGAGTCCTTCTTCAGTGTGTGGGATGACCACCCCTCCCAACTCTAGAGGAATGTCCCCCACCACAGTTTCTGATGTCTCACATAGTGCCTCCCAGCTCTCAGGACGGGTCCCCAGCACTCCAG GGGATGGAAAATGGACCCTTTCTCCCTCCACACCCTCAGGGTCATCTCCTCTCCCATCACTCTCAGAGGAAATAGGGCAGCCTGCCCAAAACACCAGCTGTACTCATGCTAAG GGGATTCATACAGGCAAAGACCTGAAGAAAGTCGCACCTATAAGTATTAATAACAATG GATGTGCAAGTGATGCCAAGACTCCGGTGTCATTGGAACAGCTCTCTGACATTGTCAAAAGGACAGACGGGGAGAGAGAGGATG atactATCGATGAGGAGATTTTGAGTCTGACTAACGGGAGACTGGAATTCGGAATGAGGCCGGGCCTGGATTCCTCATTTTCTGGCTCCTTGGACACCCTCCTCTCATCTCACCCCAGCCATGAGCAGAATTTAGTGTCCACACCAGACAGGGTTGAATTTTTTGCCAAAGGAGGAGAGCAGCAACCCTGGTCCCTCTGGCCCGCATTCACCCCCATTGGAAATGGGAAGTGTAGTAAATGTTCTCTGTCTGATTTGACAATTGAGTCCATGCCATATGAGCTGCTGTTTGACCTCGCCCTGCCTAAAGTGGCATCTCTGTTTTTGGAGAGGAAGACCACAGAGGCCATCCAGAGAGCTGATGAAGAAGGGGAGCACCGAGAGGAGCTAAAGGGAGAGGATCTTTCTACCACCTCCCCTCTGGAGGTATTGGACCGGGTTATCCAGCAGGGTCATGACACCCATGAGAAAGTGCTGAAGAC AACTCTGTCTTCTCAAAGCCAATCACCAGACCCACACTCTGGAG GTCCTGTGTCTACGGAGTCAGATGAGCTGGGGATGTTGCGCAGTCAGCTGCTGTTGCTGCATAACCAGTTGCTGTATGAGAGACATAAGAGAGAGCAGCATGCACTTCGTAACCGCCGTCTGTTCGGACGTATTGTCAATGCTACTGCCCTGGAAGAGCAAAACAACTCCATG aaaaCCCAACTCAAGCTTCAGGACATTGAGATCCAGGCTGTGCAGGTAAGCCTGAAAGAGGAACAGCGGCGCTCCAGGCATATACAGGAAGACAGAGATGCACTTGTGAACCAACTGCAGACTCAAATCCAGCAGCTACAGAAGGAGAGGAACGATTATTACTCAAAGATGCAGGAGCTAAAG AGTGATTTGCAAGAGAATCAGAAGAAGGTCCGAGAAATGGAAGCAGAGCTCCAGAAAGCCAATAACAAAATGTGTAATATGGGACACATGCTCAGCCAGCTGTCCATCAAG CTGAACAATAGTGAAAACATTGAGCAGCAGATGGCTTTCCTGAACAAGCAGCTGCTGCTTTTGGGTGAAGCCAACAAGTTATGTGTGGAGGAAATCGACCGCTTGGGACCTGAGGCTAGCAAG GAGCTGAATATGCTGCAGTCATCTTCACTGCATGAGGCTGAGCGTTTGAGGCAGAGCTCTCTTCAGCAGAGTCAGAGACTTGAAGCTGCCCAACAGCGCATCACAGACCTGGAGACCCAACACACCAAGAAAGAGCAAGTCATCCGCGAGCAAAAGAAACTGCTGGAGAATGTCAAATGCCAGGCCAC GGAGCAGCTGCAGGCTTCAGAGAACAGGTATCTGGCCCAGAAGCACATCACTCAGGCATTACAATCTGACCTGCTTGAGCTCTATTGCCAGCTAGAGCTCAAAAACCTGAACAATAAATCACCAGCAGAGCCCACTTCTGAACTCAACAGTCCAACCAAGCAGAG GCAAAATGGCAACAGTACAGGCCCATCTGCGCCGTTTCTATCAACCAACCCAATGAAAAAGGATGAAGGGATGGACGTGTGTGTCAATGGTGAAATATCTGCCGGGTCTCCTCAAACATCCACAGCACTCATTAATGGCAGTCAGGAAGAAGATCTTTCCGCCCTTACCCATTCATTTCCTGCTCTCTCCTTCGACTCCTCGCTGGCAGTTAATTCTTACCCCAGTACTGGAAGTTTTTTGGGCAAGATAGCCAGAGAGATGTTTCGAAATAAGAGCGAGAGCCACTATGAGGGTGAGCCGGCTGCCTTCACCTGCCTCTCTAAGGATCTTATGGTTGAGCCAGTCACAGAGCCCACAGAGAGCATGAAGCTTGAAGAGGCTACTGTCCAGGCTGACCTGCAGCCCATAGACAGACCCCTGGCATATAATATTCAGCGGAAGAGGCAGCAGGATCTAAAGATCATGGACTACAATGAGACCCAACAGGAGCATTGA